A window of Chromohalobacter canadensis genomic DNA:
CGCTGCCGTCACGCTGCCAGTCGATACGCCCGGTCGCGGCATCCAGCGCGACCGGCTGGACATAGACGTCGGGGAACGCGAGCGCCATGCCCGACTCATCACGAAAACGCACGCTGCCCGAAGCGTTGTCGGTGGTCACCCAGGCGCTGAATGGCCCGCCACCGGGGATGCTATCCCAAGCCGACACGCGTGCCCCCGTCAATGCCGTGCGTGAAAACCAGCGGCCGTCATGACGCCCTACTTCGAGGCCGGCGACTCGCCCCTGTGGTGCCATCTCCTCGAGCATTCGTGCGTGTTCATCGGATAGCGGCAGCATGCCGCCCCAGGTGGCCAACATACCGAGGGAGAAATCACTGCTGCGCAGCCACCAGTCGGCGCCTTCAACGCGTGCCTGTAAACGCTCGGGCAAGGGGGAGCCTTCGCGGCCGTCGCCGTCGCGCTTGGCGACTAGGCCATTGGCCCAGATATCCCAGCCACCATCGTCATCTCGCAACGCCTGGGCACGCACGCCGATATCCTCGAATGCCAGCGGCGGACCATCACGCCGCGTGATATCCAGCTTGGGTAGCGACAAGCGCAGGCGAGCATCCTCGAGCCGAGCATCATGCCAACGGGCCCACAGCCGTGCGTCGCCTTCTACCGTTTTCAGGGTGTAGCGTTGCTGAGCAGTCAACACCTGCCCCAGGGCACGCAACCCTTGGGCGTTGACGTCGACTTGCAGAGCGGCATTGAAGGCGCCCAGTCCACGACGCCCGGGCAGCACCTCGAGCACCGCGCTCAAGGCGGCATCCGGTTGACCTTCGACATGCATCTGGCCTTCGAGGTGGGCCTGTGAATCGCCGCCCGCCATCAGCACGCGCGGTGCAACGAGCGTGACCTCGTCCTGACGCCCATGCAGCACCACACGCACGTCATGAATGGCGACACGCTGACGCAGAAGAGCGCCGACCCAACGGTCGATATCGGCGAGACGGAAGCGGCCCGGTGCCTGAACCTCATCGGGTACTTCCGCCGAGGGCCAACCCCATCCGCCTTCGTCACGCTGATAGAGATGAAGCGTCGCTTGCTCGACCTCGGCCCTTTCGAAAACGGGATACCCCGCGCGTAGCGACGCCAGGGTATCGAGACGCGCATGCGCGCTTTCAAGGCTCAGCAAAGGCGGCGCCTGAGGCACCTTGGCACGCAAGGTCATGCCCGAAAGCGTCGCAGACGGGTCCCAACCATGCCAATCGGCGCCGAGATTCTCAAGCTCGGCATCGGCGCTGAAACGCTCGGAGAGCTGGGCTTCGATATCGTCGCGAAACGCATCGACCTGTGTCGCCAGACCGCGCGCTGCCAGCAACACCAGTACGATGATGCTCAGTACCACCGCCACGACTGTGAGCGCCCAGCGCCACGCTCCTCGCAACGCATTCATGGGCTCACATCAGCACGATGTCGTACTGCTCCTGGGAATAGTGGGCTTCGACCTGAAAGCGAATCGTCTTGCCAATGAAAGCTTCCAGGTCCGCCACCGCTGTCGATTCTTCGTCGAGCAGGCGATCGACCACTCCCTGAGAAGCCAGCACCATGTAGGTTTCCGGGCTGTAAGCACGCTCTTCGCGCAGGATTTCCCGAAATATCTCGTAGCACACGGTCTCCGGTGTCTTGAGTGTTCCGCGTCCCTGGCAGGTCAAGCAAGGCTCGCACAAGGTCTGCTCGAGGCTTTCGCGAGTGCGCTTGCGCGTCACCTGCACCAAGCCGAGTTCGGTCACGCCAGTCAACTTGTTCTTGGCGTGGTCGCGTTCCAGCGCCTTCTCGAGAACACGCAGAACCTGGCGCTGGTGCTCGAGCTCTTCCATGTCGATGAAATCGATGATGATGATGCCACCCAGATTGCGTAGCCGCAGCTGACGCGCGATCGCCGTGGCCGCCTCGAGGTTGGTCTTGAAGATGGTCTCCTCGAGGTTACGATGCCCAACATAACCGCCTGTATTGACATCGATGGTGGTCATCGCCTCGGTCTGGTCAATCACCAGATACCCGCCCGACTTGAGCTGCACCTTGCGACCCAGAGCCTTCTGGATCTCGTCCTCGACGCTGTAGAGATCGAACAGCGGGCGCTCGCCGGGATAGTACTCGATGCACGACTCGACATCGGGCATGAACTCCTTGGCGAACTCCTTGAGCTTGGCATAATTTTCGCGCGAGTCGATTCGTACGCGCTCAATGTCAGCGCGTAACACGTCGCGTAACGTACGGATGAATAACGGCAGGTCGTCGTAAAGAAGGGCTGGCGGTGTGGCGTTGAGCCGGCGTTCATCGACCTTGCGCCAGAGCCGCAACAAAAAATGCATGTCGGTCGCCAGCTCTTCCTGCCCCACACCCTCGGCAGCAGTGCGGATGATCACGCCCCCTGGCACTTCCTCGTGCATGGCTGCCTGAGAGGCGTCGATCAATGTCTTGAGTCGTTCGCGTTCGCCCTCATCCTCGATACGCTGAGAGACACCCGTATGCGGCGAGTCGGGCATATACACCAGATAGCGCGACGGCACCGACAGGTGCGTGGTCAAACGCGCCCCTTTCGATGCGATGGGATCCTTGGTGACCTGCACGACCAATGGCTGCCCTTCCTGGAGCAAGTGCGAGATCGTGGTGTGTTCATCGATGTTCGCGTTGGGCGCCACGACTTCGTTGACATGGATGAAGGCCGCCCGTTCGAGCCCAATATCCACGAAGGCAGCCTGCATGCCCGGCAGTACACGTACCACCTTACCCTTGTAGATATTACCCACAATGCCACGCCGACGGCTGCGTTCGATGAAGGCTTCTTGCAAGACACCGTTCTCGACCACGGCGACGCGTGTCTCCATGGGCGTCAAATTGATCA
This region includes:
- the rng gene encoding ribonuclease G, encoding MSGEVLINLTPMETRVAVVENGVLQEAFIERSRRRGIVGNIYKGKVVRVLPGMQAAFVDIGLERAAFIHVNEVVAPNANIDEHTTISHLLQEGQPLVVQVTKDPIASKGARLTTHLSVPSRYLVYMPDSPHTGVSQRIEDEGERERLKTLIDASQAAMHEEVPGGVIIRTAAEGVGQEELATDMHFLLRLWRKVDERRLNATPPALLYDDLPLFIRTLRDVLRADIERVRIDSRENYAKLKEFAKEFMPDVESCIEYYPGERPLFDLYSVEDEIQKALGRKVQLKSGGYLVIDQTEAMTTIDVNTGGYVGHRNLEETIFKTNLEAATAIARQLRLRNLGGIIIIDFIDMEELEHQRQVLRVLEKALERDHAKNKLTGVTELGLVQVTRKRTRESLEQTLCEPCLTCQGRGTLKTPETVCYEIFREILREERAYSPETYMVLASQGVVDRLLDEESTAVADLEAFIGKTIRFQVEAHYSQEQYDIVLM